The following proteins are encoded in a genomic region of Debaryomyces hansenii CBS767 chromosome G complete sequence:
- a CDS encoding DEHA2G07678p (no similarity) produces MKIGKLFTKINMKSFQSNNLSQSSFSKPSSSHRYNTPSASNNNKENYYKFSSISSNSSIRRHISPTECIHSWETSLDKELNKILRETLNGPNKDNRNGTLVDHSIRKLKQLYDEKDESDILKLLAMDVAELSSLSIPNIETENHAVGNYSIPQFLNLVETNHLLMTKLNEIQKAINIYNIKKSVVIDRMSKRLENPNVNPTQETLSCNQSVDEDWQDFISTNKIRKQEKLDNINETLSLSNSSLSDLDTIDG; encoded by the coding sequence ATGAAAATAGGTAAATTGTTTaccaaaataaatatgaaatctTTCCAATCAAACAATCTAAGCCAATCCTCATTTCTGAAGCCGTCGTCATCTCATCGTTACAACACACCTAGTGCTCTGAATaacaacaaagaaaattacTACAAATTCTCGAGCATTAGCTCAAATTCTTCGATAAGAAGACACATTCTGCCAACTGAATGTATTCATTCGTGGGAAACTAGTTTGGATAAAGAACTAAATAAAATCCTTCGTGAAACCCTAAATGGTCCTAACAAGGATAATAGAAACGGCACGTTGGTTGATCATAGTATCaggaaattgaaacaaCTCtatgatgaaaaagatgaGCTGGACATCCTTAAACTACTAGCCATGGACGTAGCAGAACTACTGAGTttatcaattccaaatattgaaaCTGAAAATCATGCCGTAGGTAACTATTCAATACCACAGTTTCTCAACTTAGTAGAAACAAACCATTTGCTAATGACAAAACTCAACGAAATACAAAAAGCAATaaatatctataatatCAAGAAATCAGTGGTGATAGATAGAATGCTGAAACGGTTGGAGAATCCCAACGTGAACCCAACACAAGAGACCCTCAGCTGCAATCAAAGCGTTGATGAAGACTGGCAAGATTTTATCTCCacaaataaaattagaaaGCAGGAAAAATTAGACAATATTAACGAAACCCTAAGTCTATCTAACTCTCTGCTAAGTGATTTGGATACAATTGATGGCTAA
- a CDS encoding DEHA2G07722p (similar to CA1459|IPF6340 Candida albicans IPF6340): protein MTFSTGRGGAGNMQYSKNITSENNHIKPVASNHGSHQNPNGQRNDQQIPQQSTSEHNSIDNKGERVYYSTGRGGAGNIQSSKSLPSPKLVPQGSNTPQLHTNKISTGRGGYGNMLKNDDPELTRKVQDVDGPSNTSRENDLYAVASNKSFSIGRGGFGNVMSNQRSGNSQSSQEKPALMAISSYGETLKDEPSKKSFFGKLKGLFTSD, encoded by the coding sequence ATGACATTCTCCACTGGAAGAGGTGGTGCTGGTAACATGCAATACTCCAAAAACATAACATCTGAAAATAATCATATTAAACCAGTTGCATCAAACCATGGTTCACATCAAAACCCTAATGGCCAAAGAAATGATCAGCAAATACCACAACAATCTACATCTGAACACAATAgcattgataataaaggAGAAAGAGTCTACTATTCTACAGGCCGCGGCGGAGCAGGAAATATCCAATCATCTAAGTCGTTGCCTTCGCCAAAGCTAGTTCCTCAAGGATCTAATACTCCACAATTACATACAAATAAGATTTCTACTGGTAGAGGAGGGTATGGTAAtatgttgaaaaatgacGATCCCGAGCTAACACGCAAAGTACAAGATGTGGATGGGCCATCGAATACGTCGAGAGAAAATGACTTGTATGCCGTTGCGTCCAATAAGTCATTTTCCATAGGCAGAGGAGGATTCGGCAACGTTATGTCAAATCAAAGATCCGGCAATAGCCAGTCCAGTCAAGAGAAGCCAGCTTTGATGGCTATAAGTAGCTATGGCGAAACGTTGAAAGATGAGCCATCGAAGAAGAGTTTCTTTGGCAAATTGAAGGGCTTGTTCACTAGCGATTAG
- a CDS encoding DEHA2G07612p (weakly similar to uniprot|Q12242 Saccharomyces cerevisiae YOR138c RUP1 Protein involved in regulation of Rsp5p) encodes MNSDNNIKKLTEMGFSEEQAAKALNITKNDVESAIAYLFEDPIEIDTPNANDQLVPYNDSINVSNPNDIPDFSSYQTVPQEYGSVSENVQYDEEERTEEQDEDIGFEHYEYFERPADVCIFDNVNNMQKEDGPPVILNRRCGFLENYYIPIITILAQLTEVKSTFLKSLGYELQYDSNWAIGKPQNINIPSDLDESKESSFKFFIELQKAIGFLDGQSKRSFISGDCLIVSLPNDMKKRLVNNRIETVDELLPKLYESLQDNYDAMFGHEDIVDKLFKSSVESVNEELINNIFTFDVDAEYRHKSLYDSFNELFWGSDLEMLGNVRLIDTSKILTIQLVGDEDSYADTNFQVDEVFYPELYSSEYYPIVSEMNNRRNEIIKQRMKISNEIMQLNSFEGKKVKGFLKTTIEYLKGQGNDTNDLYQLSEKIDNQKVTLTKDLDSLNESYTRLDIRNYENVLENIRSQDVKFPTKYALIGIVLSDSEYYYKYKGSSTWIYQKGIYSSNNIVVDYEIDELDFMAIQQDILQYTTTGAKPMSLIYASVDILDNSFSLDNNKLHDFFTSDNTEYSKQLAEAEVSRKDRDMGDREDMKQRSSDSSESNSPEQDENEDRNDDTLIDL; translated from the coding sequence ATGAATTCGGAcaataatattaagaaattaacAGAGATGGGGTTTAGTGAGGAGCAAGCGGCTAAAGCATTAAATATTACTAAGAATGATGTGGAATCGGCAATTGCTTATCTTTTCGAAGATcctattgaaattgataccCCAAACGCTAACGATCAATTGGTACCATATAATGATAGCATAAATGTACTGAACCCAAACGATATACCAGATTTTTCACTGTATCAGACAGTGCCTCAAGAATATGGATCGGTATCAGAAAATGTACAAtatgacgaagaagagaGGACAGAAGAACAGGACGAGGATATAGGCTTCGAACattatgaatattttgaaaggCCGGCAGATGTCTGTATATTCGACAATGTAAACAATATGCAAAAGGAGGATGGACCACCAGTGATATTAAATAGAAGATGTGGATTTTTGGAAAACTACTATATCCCTATAATTACAATATTAGCACAATTGACTGAAGTCAAATCAACATTTTTAAAATCTCTCGGATACGAACTACAATATGACAGTAACTGGGCAATCGGCAAACCAcagaatattaatatccCTTCCGATTTGGACGAGCTGAAAGAATCTTCGTTCAAGTTTTTCATTGAATTACAGAAAGCCATAGGTTTCTTAGATGGCCAAAGCAAGAGATCATTTATAAGTGGGGACTGTTTGATTGTCAGCTTGCCTAATGATATGAAGAAGCGTTTAGTAAATAACAGAATTGAAACTGTGGACGAACTATTACCCAAGTTATATGAAAGTTTGCAAGATAATTATGATGCGATGTTTGGTCATGAGGATATCGTTGACAagttatttaaatcaagTGTGGAAAGCGTTAATGAAGagttaattaataatattttcacATTTGACGTTGATGCCGAATATAGACATAAATCGCTATATGACagttttaatgaattattctgGGGTAGTGACTTAGAAATGCTTGGCAACGTTAGGTTAATCGATACatccaaaatattaacCATTCAGCTAGTTGGAGATGAGGATTCATATGCTGATACTAATTTCCAAGTTGACGAAGTGTTTTATCCTGAATTATATAGTTCGGAATACTATCCTATAGTCAGTGAGATGAATAacagaagaaatgaaataattaaaCAAAGAATGAAGATTAGTAATGAAATCATGCAACTCAACTCCTTTGAAGGAAAGAAGGTTAAGGGCTTCTTGAAGActacaattgaatatttgaaaggGCAAGGTAATGATACAAATGATTTGTACCAATTAAGTGAGAAAATCGATAATCAAAAAGTTACGCTTACCAAAGACTTGGATAGCTTGAATGAGCTGTATACAAGATTAGATATCAgaaattatgaaaatgtCTTGGAGAATATCCGGAGCCAAGATGTTAAGTTTCCTACTAAATATGCTTTAATTGGTATAGTTCTATCCGATTCTGAGTACTATTATAAGTACAAGGGGTCCAGTACCTGGATTTACCAAAAAGGTATCtattcttctaataatattgttgtGGATTACGAAATTGATGAACTTGATTTTATGGCCATACAGCAAgatattttgcaatatacTACGACTGGAGCCAAACCAATGCTGTTGATATATGCATCAGTTGATATTTTGGATAACAGTTTTAGCCTTGACAATAACAAACTACATGACTTTTTTACCTCAGACAACACCGAATACAGCAAACAGTTAGCCGAGGCTGAAGTCTCAAGAAAAGATAGGGATATGGGTGATCGCGAAGATATGAAGCAACGTCTGAGTGATTCGAGTGAACTGAATAGCCCTGAACAGGATGAGAATGAAGACCGCAATGACGATACTTTGATTGATTTATAG
- a CDS encoding DEHA2G07634p (similar to CA1616|IPF14538 Candida albicans IPF14538) — protein sequence MMKRAIQRYFRFRKPFFVVIVLISVVFSLQFFNSLVHHSLPLEIFDNDNVDTNKVIVDIKIQKCFRFGSCNKSPGWDRVSKPLNMFSKSIMIYDYHLVVKREQINQANRIMTDFQLITNPAAPKGDGWVQESYENLISWKQYTNTNSPTFESAQLIREVNILFGDKDLHDSRTQWDFQYQELPMPFNSLLPVHLSLFKLSRSEEQEYIQNFTNFNVLKREGNIITEKPNFRIMQVSDLHFSSDYEVCDDRACKSDTKTLKFIEDSLESDDIDFVVITGDLIDQFKVKDFKSVILKGLAPILRKKIPFIFTFGESDSNEFNNKNANIIKFQILQFISTLPNCYNYVPNQENHVHGLTNYNLKLIRNQNSVPSAIFTVLDSESHKIDASQINSLYRLNKDLPQNIFKLLFFHYPLPNFRPTGKFKLIGSYNEKHQLNTKTSHSYRDDIVNCGYNVISVGHEHENDACVLSEKHHPETKESLNEAWLCYSGITGDSGVTKLNEDFDRKLRVFEIIFDNKRLISWKRSSNKRIGFDYQIIHQLI from the coding sequence ATGATGAAGCGCGCTATTCAAAGGTACTTCAGGTTTCGTAAGCCTTTCTTTGTTGTAATAGTGTTGATTTCAGTAGTCTTTTCCTTACAATTTTTTAACTCATTAGTTCATCACTCACTTCCACtcgaaatatttgataatgataatgttGACACCAATAAGGTAATTGTGGATATAAAAATACAGAAATGCTTTAGATTTGGTAGTTGCAACAAATCCCCAGGTTGGGATAGAGTTTCTAAACCATTGAACATGTTCTCCAAGTCGATTATGATATATGACTATCATCTAGTTGTAAAACGTGAACAGATAAATCAAGCCAATAGAATTATGACTGATTTTCAACTAATTACTAACCCGGCTGCTCCAAAGGGTGACGGTTGGGTACAAGAATCCtatgaaaatttgatatCATGGAAACAATACACGAATACCAATTCCCCAACCTTTGAATCTGCTCAATTAATTCGAGaggtaaatattttgtttggAGACAAAGATTTACACGATTCAAGAACACAATGGGATTTTCAGTATCAGGAGTTGCCTATGccattcaattcattattgcCAGTGCATTTGTCACTATTTAAGCTTTCAAGGTCGGAAGAACAggaatatattcaaaactTTACAAACTTTAACGTTCTAAAACGAGAAGGAAATATAATCACAGAAAAGCCCAATTTTAGGATAATGCAAGTAAGTGATCTTCACTTCAGTTCTGATTACGAAGTATGTGATGATCGTGCTTGTAAACTGGATACAAAGACTTTAAAATTCATCGAAGATTCTCTTGAGTCAGACgatattgattttgttgtCATAACAGGGGATTTAATTGATCAGTTCAAAGTTAAGGACTTTAAATCAGTAATTTTAAAGGGTCTAGCACCAATATTGCGTAAGAAAATCCCATTCATTTTCACATTCGGTGAACTGGATAGCAACGagtttaataataagaatgCTAATATCATCAAGTTTCAAATTTTACAATTTATTTCGACTTTACCAAATTGTTATAATTACGTCCCTAACCAAGAGAACCATGTACATGGCTTAACCAACTACAATCTTAAGCTTATACGAAATCAGAATTCCGTTCCAAGTGCTATATTCACTGTACTTGATTCAGAAAGCCATAAGATAGATGCGTCTCAAATTAATAGTCTCTATAGACTAAACAAAGACTTACctcaaaatatattcaaactATTGTTCTTTCACTATCCGTTGCCTAATTTTAGACCCACTGGAAAGTTCAAGTTAATTGGATCCTACAATGAGAAGCATCAGTTAAATACAAAAACAAGTCATAGCTATCGAGATGACATTGTCAATTGTGGCTATAATGTCATTTCTGTAGGACATGAGCATGAAAACGATGCATGCGTCCTTAGTGAAAAACATCATCCAGAGACCAAAGAAAGTCTAAATGAAGCATGGCTTTGCTACAGTGGAATCACTGGTGATTCTGGTGTTACCAAGTTAAATGAAGACTTTGATCGAAAACTAAgagtttttgaaataatattcGATAATAAAAGATTGATCAGTTGGAAGAGAAGCCTGAACAAACGCATTGGTTTTGATTACCAAATTATTCACCAACTTATATAA
- a CDS encoding DEHA2G07744p (similar to uniprot|P47119 Saccharomyces cerevisiae YJR069C HAM1 Protein involved in DNA repair): protein MSENTITFVTGNANKLKEVIAILSTSESQDGMSKVGKYSITNKSLDLDEIQGTIEEVTINKAKAAANILKGPVLVEDTCLGFEAFNNLPGPYIKWFVKSIGLSGLVDMLYKFENKGANAICTFGYCEGPNAEVKLFQGVTKGNIVDSRGPTDFGWDSVFEPEGFDQTYAEMDKKNKNTISHRFRALDKLRDFLTNQ from the coding sequence ATGTCAGAAAACACAATCACTTTTGTTACAGGTAATgccaataaattgaaagaagtCATTGCTATTCTTTCCACTTCTGAATCTCAAGATGGTATGTCAAAAGTTGGTAAATATTCCATTACCAATAAGTCATTAGATTTGGATGAAATTCAAGGAACAATCGAAGAAGTGACAATTAATAAGGCCAAGGCTGCTGCTAATATCCTCAAGGGACCAGTTCTTGTAGAAGATACGTGCTTAGGATTCGAAGCCTTTAACAATTTACCAGGACCTTATATTAAGTGGTTCGTTAAATCGATTGGTTTATCAGGATTAGTCGATATGTTATAcaagtttgaaaataaaggTGCCAATGCCATTTGTACCTTCGGTTACTGCGAGGGACCGAACGCAGAAGTCAAGTTATTTCAAGGTGTTACCAAGGGTAATATCGTCGACAGCAGAGGCCCTACTGACTTTGGTTGGGATTCAGTCTTTGAACCAGAAGGATTCGACCAAACTTATGCCGAAATGGATaagaaaaacaagaatACAATCTCCCATAGATTTAGAGCGTTAGATAAATTAAGGGACTTTTTGACTAaccaataa
- a CDS encoding DEHA2G07788p (similar to uniprot|P35202 Saccharomyces cerevisiae YOR143C THI80 Thiamine pyrophosphokinase) has product MPEDEDSMVVERPDDIEVPPPSEPYTLIEPFEFFNDSSGISKKCLIILNQSIRDMNLRRLWPNTRLHICADGGANQLYDYFEDEDERSKFVPDFITGDCDSVTNEIKQYYISKGTVVIPQYSQYSTDLTKSLMLTKIYFHSETLRSKLYEGIESDNGLSELGQSLEASGATPVYVYMLGGIGGRFDQTIHSINQLYKLNQSDPHLQIFFVSHSDMIFLIKKGLNYIQYERKSLFNTSRKAPICGLLPLSNTPITLNTHGLKYDVINWTSSMIGNVSSSNGICGTNGFIVNATDDIVMNASIDHY; this is encoded by the coding sequence ATACCTTAATTGAACCATTCGAGTTCTTTAATGATTCTTCAggaatttcaaagaaatgTCTTATTATACTAAACCAATCAATACGGGATATGAATTTACGCCGATTGTGGCCTAATACCCGATTGCATATATGTGCTGATGGAGGTGCAAACCAATTATACGATTACTTTGAGGACGAAGACGAAAGAAGCAAATTCGTGCCCGACTTTATCACGGGAGACTGTGATTCCGTCACCAACGAAATAAAGCAATACTACATACTGAAAGGAACAGTAGTGATACCACAGTATTCACAATATTCTACCGACCTAACGAAATCCTTAATGTTGACgaaaatatatttccaTTCAGAAACCCTAAGACTGAAGTTGTACGAGGGAATTGAATCAGATAATGGACTTTCGGAGCTAGGTCAGTCTTTGGAAGCGTCAGGTGCAACACCAGTATATGTCTACATGTTGGGTGGTATCGGAGGCAGATTCGACCAAACTATACATTCAATCAATCAGCTCTACAAGCTCAATCAATCAGATCCCCATTTGCAGATATTCTTTGTCTCACATTCAGAcatgatttttttaataaagaaagGACTCAACTACATCCAATATGAACGAAAATCCCTCTTTAACACTTCAAGAAAGGCCCCAATATGTGGGCTACTACCACTAAGCAATACACCTATTACATTAAATACCCATGGCCTAAAGTACGATGTGATCAACTGGACTAGCAGTATGATCGGAAACGTAAGCTCCAGCAATGGAATTTGTGGAACCAATGGATTTATTGTGAACGCAACTGACGACATAGTTATGAATGCGTCGATAGATCATTATTAG
- a CDS encoding DEHA2G07766p (similar to CA1461|IPF6338 Candida albicans IPF6338), with amino-acid sequence MFRPSIIFRNIPLFRSRVQSSIPTVISPIRQLSLHSLSSLPSAQPSLLSKIGSLRAPVGSRSIIQKEYMIPAIQNDPLASLNDIEVEDNTMHMDSVLRKRRLKMKKHKLRKRRRAQRSLKKRLGKL; translated from the coding sequence ATGTTCAGACCATCTATTATATTCAGAAATATCCCATTGTTCCGCAGTAGGGTGCAGTCATCTATCCCAACCGTCATCTCCCCAATTAGACAATTATCATTAcattcattatcatcctTGCCAAGTGCACAACCTAGTCTTCTCAGCAAAATTGGTTCTTTGAGAGCACCTGTTGGCTCAAGGTCTATAATTCAGAAAGAATACATGATTCCAgctattcaaaatgatcCACTCGCATCATTGAATGACATCGAGGTTGAAGATAATACTATGCATATGGATTCAGTATtgagaaaaagaagattgaagatgaagaagcatAAGTtgagaaagagaagaagagctCAGAGATCGTTGAAGAAGAGGTTAGGTAAATTATAG
- a CDS encoding DEHA2G07656p (highly similar to uniprot|Q05498 Saccharomyces cerevisiae YDR339C Protein required for cell viability): MGKAKKTRKFALVKRTLNAKDPRINKNKAVAKKDEKDPELTKSVPQVSSSLFFQFNKSIKPPYQILIDTNFINFSIQKKIDITKGMMDTLFAKCIPMITDCVMAELEKLGPKYRIALKLAKDPRIQRLSCSHKGTYADDCLVNRVIQHKCYIVATNDADLKRRIRKVPGVPIMSVGGHAYVIERLPDVF; the protein is encoded by the coding sequence ATGGGAAAGGCTAAGAAGACTAGAAAGTTTGCTTTGGTTAAGCGTACACTTAATGCAAAGGATCCAcgtataaataaaaataaggCCGTAGCGaagaaagatgaaaaagatcCAGAGTTAACCAAAAGTGTTCCACAAgtgtcatcatcattattcttcCAATTCAATAAGTCGATCAAACCACCCTATCAGATTTTGATAGATACGaatttcataaattttAGTATTCAGAAGAAAATCGATATTACCAAAGGAATGATGGATACGTTATTTGCTAAATGTATTCCAATGATAACTGATTGTGTAATGGCTGAATTAGAGAAGTTAGGCCCCAAATATAGAATTGCTTTGAAGTTAGCAAAAGATCCTAGAATCCAACGTTTAAGCTGCTCTCATAAGGGAACATATGCTGATGACTGCCTCGTGAATAGAGTAATTCAACATAAGTGTTACATTGTTGCGACCAACGATGCCGATTTGAAGAGAAGAATACGGAAGGTTCCCGGTGTTCCTATAATGAGTGTTGGTGGGCACGCTTACGTTATAGAAAGGTTACCTGATGTTTTCTAA
- a CDS encoding DEHA2G07700p (some similarities with uniprot|P09547 Saccharomyces cerevisiae YPL016W SWI1 Global transcription activator) produces MAQNKHNKINIENKRKQGISLKRSRSVVSMNSNISDRIATSPLIRQISFKKRRADLETMSYKSNYDEPNHVRDGNLTSLNVHDSKGNIVTDNEAPPNKTDISHLHLVDCDFNSNINASSNLTIDLSKNNFIPSARPPKTPSIKSPVLDDWDSYNFVPSCSSNAESCLTANSIPNSISDSISSFVKRIPKGIRSGKSTNSSSLSENSHWESYGNESFIVDDVVHAHRNRLQVKLNKVITHSNKRWSNIFQKRTQAENGHEITQSISPLDPTESQEKFKSPVKVHHSSGIQKKAAVQSLIKCDSNIIPQKILISNTKENHPKKLPDSRSIYNKPNIHYVKRVTKQFRITNTSEKSNETTYLVRKEQIFSPNTDLKDSANSPNCPENIQGFSSLSIKDFLQDANSTN; encoded by the coding sequence ATGGCTCAAAATAAACATAATaagataaatattgaaaataaaaggAAACAGGGAATATCCCTAAAGAGATCTCGAAGCGTTGTATCCATGAATTCGAATATATCAGATCGTATAGCCACCAGTCCCTTAATTAGACAGATATCGTTCAAGAAACGAAGAGCCGATCTCGAAACAATGTCATACAAAAGCAATTATGACGAACCGAATCATGTTCGCGATGGGAATTTAACAAGCTTGAATGTTCATGACTCCAAAGGAAACATAGTGACGGATAATGAGGCACCGCCTAATAAAACAGATATATCACATCTTCATTTAGTCGATTGTGATTTCAATTCCAACATCAATGCATCCTCTAATTTGACCATTGACTTGTCAAAGAATAACTTCATCCCGTCCGCAAGACCCCCCAAAACTCCTTCTATTAAGTCACCTGTGCTTGACGACTGGGACTCATACAACTTCGTACCTAGTTGTTCGTCAAACGCAGAATCTTGTTTAACGGCAAATTCGATACCAAATTCGATATCAGATTCGATATCAAGCTTTGTGAAAAGGATCCCGAAAGGTATTCGGTCAGGCAAGTCTACAAACAGCAGCTCCTTACTGGAGAATAGCCATTGGGAAAGTTATGGCAATGAACTGTTCATTGTTGACGACGTTGTACATGCACATCGCAATAGATTGCAAGTAAAGTTAAATAAAGTTATCACTCATTCAAATAAACGATGGCTGAACATATTTCAGAAAAGAACACAAGCTGAAAATGGTCATGAGATTACACAATCCATATCACCCTTAGATCCTACAGAATCCCAAGAGAAATTCAAGTCACCAGTAAAGGTACACCACAGCTCAGGAATACAGAAGAAGGCAGCTGTGCAATCGCTCATCAAATGCGATTCTAATATAATACCccagaaaattttaatttcaaacaCTAAAGAAAATCATCCGAAAAAATTACCTGATTCCAGGTCTATCTATAACAAGCCTAATATTCACTATGTCAAGCGTGTTACCAAGCAGTTTAGAATTACTAATACTTCCGAAAAATCCAATGAAACAACATATTTGGTTCGCAAGGAGCAAATATTCTCGCCGAATACTGATTTAAAAGATTCAGCTAATAGTCCTAACTGTCCTGAAAACATTCAGGGATTTTCTTCTCTAAGTATAAAAGATTTCTTACAGGAtgcaaattcaacaaactGA